The following proteins are encoded in a genomic region of Glycine soja cultivar W05 chromosome 17, ASM419377v2, whole genome shotgun sequence:
- the LOC114394020 gene encoding hydroxymethylglutaryl-CoA synthase-like translates to MAKNVGILAIDIYFPPTCIQQELLEAHDGASKGKYTIGLGQDCMAFCTEVEDVISMSLTVVSSLLEKYAIDPKQIGRLEVGSETVIDKSKSIKTFIMQIFEKYGNTDIEGVDSTNACYGGTAALFNCVNWVESSSWDGRYGLVVCTDSAVYAEGPARPTGGAAAVAMLIGPDAPISFESKLRGSHMAHAYDFYKPNLASEYPVVDGKLSQTCYLMALDSCYNHLSHKYEKQEGKQFSISDAEYFVFHSPYNKLVQKSFARLVFNDFLKNASFVDEAAKEKLEPFATLSGDESYQSRDLEKASQQVAKPQYDAKVQPTTLIPKQVGNMYTASLYAAFISLIHNKHSTLDGKRVILFSYGSGLTSTMFSLLLREGQHPFSLSNIDKMMDVAGKLKSRHEFPPEKFVETMKLMEHRYGGKEFVTSKDTSLLSPGTFYLTEVDSMYRRFYAKKTSENGLVTNGH, encoded by the exons ATGGCAAAGAATGTGGGGATTCTCGCTATCGACATCTACTTCCCTCCCACCTGTATTCAGCAG GAATTGCTGGAGGCTCATGATGGTGCCAGTAAAGGGAAATATACTATTGGACTTGGTCAAGATTGCATGGCGTTTTGTACAGAAGTAGAAGATGTCATCTCGATGAG TTTGACAGTAGTTTCTTCCCTTCTTGAAAAGTATGCGATTGATCCTAAACAAATTGGTCGTCTGGAAGTAGGCAGTGAGACTGTGATTGACAAAAGCAAATCCATCAAAACTTTCATCATGCAAATCTTTGAG AAATATGGAAATACCGATATTGAGGGCGTTGATTCAACTAATGCATGCTATGGAGGAACTGCTGCTTTGTTCAATTGTGTCAATTGGGTGGAGAGCAGCTCATGGGATGGACGCTATGGACTTGTTGTCTGCACTGACAGTGCT GTCTATGCTGAAGGACCTGCTCGGCCTACTGGTGGAGCCGCTGCTGTTGCCATGCTAATTGGTCCTGATGCTCCCATTTCTTTTGAAAGCAAATTGAGGGGAAGTCATATGGCTCATGCCTATGATTTTTACAAGCCTAATCTTGCCAGTGAATATCCA gTGGTTGATGGGAAGCTTTCTCAAACTTGTTACCTTATGGCCCTTGATTCTTGCTATAATCACTTAAGTCACAA ATATGAGAAACAAGAGGGAAAACAATTTTCTATTTCTGATGCAGAATACTTTGTATTTCACTCTCCATACAACAAG CTTGTACAAAAAAGTTTTGCTCGTTTGGTGTTCAATGACTTCTTGAAAAATGCcag TTTTGTGGATGAGGCTgccaaagaaaagctggaaccTTTTGCAACATTATCTGGTGATGAGAGCTATCAAAGCCGGGATCTAGAAAAG GCATCCCAGCAAGTTGCAAAGCCTCAATACGATGCAAAGGTGCAGCCAACCACCTTGATACCGAAACAAGTTGGCAACATGTACACCGCATCTCTTTATGCAGCCTTTATTTCACTTATTCACAACAAGCATAGCACATTG GATGGTAAGAGGGTAATATTGTTCTCGTATGGAAGTGGCTTAACTTCCACAATGTTCTCTTTGCTATTACGTGAAGGTCAACATCCATTTAGCCTGTCAAACATTGATAAAATGATGGATGTTGCTGGGAAATTGAAGTCAAGACATGAG TTTCCACCAGAGAAATTTGTTGAAACCATGAAGCTAATGGAACATAGGTATGGTGGCAAGGAGTTTGTAACAAGCAAGGACACCAGCCTTTTATCTCCAGGCACATTCTATCTCACTGAAGTTGACTCCATGTATAGGAGATTCTATGCAAAGAAAACTAGTGAAAATGGTTTGGTCACCAATGGTCACTGA